Proteins encoded together in one Terriglobus saanensis SP1PR4 window:
- a CDS encoding complex I subunit 4 family protein, with the protein MQPFDPIILSLILITPLAGAVLLAILPDRGRLQQTVALIVTLITFGLTLHLPSHWHALAAGQFAFDQNLPWIASPAIRYHLGVDGLSMWLVVLSGLLAPLGVLASWNTISSRKKLFYALFLLQQVAMFGVFVSLDLFLYYAFWELALVPMTILIATFGRTEKRKRSAIKYFLYAFIPSAILLVGILWLYTVTGTMDVPTLIHMAAAHQIPGSTQALWLASLAFLIAFAVKVPIFPLHGWLADAISDAPTAAVMVLAGKLGLYSILRFSFGIFPEQSHRIAPLLIVLGAIGIVYGSLIAMLSNDLKRLASYSTVAHLSFITLGIFSFTASGLDGGMYQILNHGISGGAMFLLMGFLYERYGTYDMRQLGGIAQTLPWMVTLFVITSLSNAGLPMLNSFVGEFLILSGSAQSVLTQHAMLWTTIATTGVILSAAYLLTMIQRTFYGSFGTRSGELTGALRPLDITAREHLAVWPLVLLFVVMGLASPLFMKALDPIAAAFATTPVNPGPNTILRVEAETYGPATAAQTGVQR; encoded by the coding sequence ATGCAGCCGTTCGATCCCATCATCCTCTCGCTGATCCTCATCACGCCGCTGGCGGGCGCGGTTCTGTTGGCCATCCTTCCTGATCGTGGACGCCTGCAGCAGACCGTAGCGCTTATCGTCACACTGATCACCTTCGGCCTAACGCTGCACCTTCCGTCCCACTGGCACGCGCTGGCTGCTGGCCAGTTTGCCTTCGATCAGAACCTGCCGTGGATCGCGTCGCCCGCCATCCGCTATCACCTGGGCGTGGACGGTCTGTCGATGTGGCTCGTGGTGCTCTCCGGCCTGCTTGCTCCGCTGGGCGTTCTTGCCAGCTGGAACACTATCAGTTCGCGCAAAAAGCTCTTCTACGCGCTCTTCCTTCTGCAGCAGGTCGCGATGTTCGGCGTCTTCGTCTCGCTGGACCTCTTCCTCTACTACGCCTTCTGGGAGCTGGCACTGGTGCCGATGACGATCCTCATCGCCACTTTTGGCCGCACGGAGAAGCGCAAGCGCTCGGCGATCAAGTATTTTCTGTACGCCTTCATTCCTTCGGCGATTCTGCTCGTTGGCATCCTGTGGCTGTACACCGTCACGGGCACAATGGACGTTCCCACGCTGATCCACATGGCGGCTGCGCACCAGATTCCGGGGTCCACGCAGGCACTCTGGCTCGCTTCCCTCGCCTTCCTCATTGCTTTTGCGGTGAAAGTACCTATCTTTCCGCTGCACGGCTGGCTTGCGGATGCGATCTCTGACGCTCCTACTGCAGCCGTGATGGTACTGGCTGGAAAGCTTGGGCTCTACTCCATCCTGCGCTTCTCCTTTGGCATCTTTCCTGAGCAGTCACACCGCATTGCACCGCTTCTGATTGTCCTTGGAGCAATTGGCATTGTGTACGGCTCGCTCATTGCAATGCTCTCCAACGATCTGAAACGGCTCGCGTCATACTCCACCGTCGCTCATCTCAGCTTCATCACGCTGGGAATCTTCAGCTTCACGGCTTCGGGTCTCGATGGTGGTATGTATCAGATCCTGAACCACGGCATCTCGGGCGGCGCGATGTTCCTCCTGATGGGCTTCCTCTATGAGCGCTACGGAACGTACGATATGCGCCAGCTTGGCGGTATCGCACAGACCTTGCCGTGGATGGTGACGCTCTTCGTCATTACGTCCCTGTCCAATGCCGGCTTGCCGATGCTGAACTCTTTCGTAGGTGAGTTTTTGATTCTCTCCGGTTCGGCACAGAGCGTTCTGACACAGCATGCGATGCTTTGGACGACGATTGCCACGACGGGCGTTATCCTCTCCGCGGCCTACCTGCTCACGATGATCCAGAGAACGTTCTACGGCAGCTTCGGTACGCGTTCCGGCGAACTGACCGGTGCACTTCGCCCGCTGGACATTACGGCACGCGAGCATCTTGCAGTGTGGCCGCTCGTGCTTCTCTTCGTCGTGATGGGTCTGGCTTCGCCTCTGTTCATGAAGGCGCTGGATCCGATTGCGGCTGCGTTTGCGACAACCCCTGTCAACCCGGGGCCGAATACGATTCTGCGCGTGGAGGCCGAAACCTACGGCCCTGCGACGGCGGCACAGACTGGAGTACAGCGCTAG
- a CDS encoding NADH-quinone oxidoreductase subunit N yields MPLSSNILTLLPEYILVVAGVLVMLAEPFFKDDDSRAPLGWLAIVGTAASGAAAFYQSRFVAGNGALHAFSGTMVADNFSVFFHLLIAATVLVTLLGSMDYFRGHATHAGEYFALVLFGATGMMLMTSANELLMVFIGLEISSISTYILAGFRKGKITASESAIKYFLLGSFATAFFLYGIALTFGATGTTSIPAIAAGLAVTRTPMLALTAIAMIIIGLGFKVSAAPFHVWTPDVYQGAPAPVVGLMSTAPKAAAFAVLLRVLLTGFPAYEARWALMLWAIAALSMTIGNLGALLQKDVKRMLAYSSIAHAGYLLVAFSSLPADAVSNAAFYIAAYSAMNVGAFLVLTQVSGFSEETRSRKDFTGLAKRRPVMAALLSFFLLSMIGIPFTAGFFAKFYVFAGAFHAGHTALVIIGLANSGVACFYYLRLILSLYSEPDADRVEEPAYRHVSISASIALAACAVAVLLLGVMPGKIVAHAGRAAIAIAEKTAEPVTLPNIPCGMPDSKCQETR; encoded by the coding sequence ATGCCTCTGTCTTCGAACATTCTCACACTGCTTCCGGAATACATTCTTGTGGTCGCGGGCGTCCTCGTGATGCTTGCCGAACCCTTCTTCAAGGATGATGATTCACGCGCCCCCCTGGGCTGGCTTGCCATCGTTGGTACAGCGGCCTCGGGCGCTGCGGCCTTTTATCAGTCACGCTTTGTTGCCGGAAACGGCGCTCTGCATGCGTTCTCAGGAACGATGGTGGCGGACAACTTCTCGGTCTTCTTCCATCTGTTGATCGCGGCCACTGTCCTCGTCACGCTGCTTGGTTCGATGGACTACTTCCGAGGCCACGCCACCCACGCGGGCGAATACTTCGCCCTGGTGCTCTTCGGCGCAACGGGCATGATGTTGATGACCTCCGCGAACGAGCTTCTGATGGTCTTCATCGGTTTGGAGATCTCGTCCATCTCGACGTACATCCTGGCCGGCTTCCGCAAGGGCAAGATCACAGCCTCCGAGAGCGCGATCAAGTACTTCCTGCTAGGATCGTTTGCCACGGCGTTCTTCCTCTACGGCATCGCGCTGACCTTCGGCGCCACAGGCACCACTTCCATCCCCGCCATCGCTGCAGGGCTCGCCGTTACACGCACGCCGATGCTGGCCCTCACCGCCATTGCGATGATCATCATTGGCCTCGGCTTCAAGGTCTCGGCCGCTCCCTTTCACGTCTGGACGCCGGATGTTTACCAGGGCGCACCTGCTCCTGTTGTTGGCCTGATGTCGACAGCACCCAAGGCCGCTGCTTTCGCGGTGCTCCTGCGTGTTCTGCTGACCGGCTTCCCTGCCTATGAAGCGCGTTGGGCACTGATGCTCTGGGCCATCGCCGCGCTCTCCATGACGATCGGCAATCTGGGCGCTCTGCTGCAGAAGGACGTCAAGCGGATGCTGGCGTACTCGTCGATTGCGCACGCAGGCTACCTGCTGGTGGCGTTCAGTTCCCTTCCCGCGGACGCGGTATCCAACGCTGCGTTCTACATTGCGGCTTACTCGGCGATGAACGTTGGTGCGTTCCTGGTGCTGACGCAGGTTTCGGGCTTCTCCGAAGAGACGCGCAGCCGCAAGGACTTTACGGGTCTGGCTAAGCGTCGTCCTGTGATGGCGGCGCTACTCTCGTTCTTCCTTCTGTCGATGATCGGTATCCCGTTCACCGCCGGGTTCTTCGCCAAGTTCTACGTCTTCGCTGGAGCGTTCCACGCAGGGCATACCGCCTTGGTGATCATCGGCCTTGCAAACTCGGGTGTCGCCTGCTTCTACTATCTGCGGTTGATCCTTTCGCTCTACAGCGAGCCGGATGCGGACCGTGTTGAGGAGCCTGCCTACCGGCACGTTTCTATCTCTGCATCGATTGCCCTGGCGGCCTGCGCGGTGGCGGTTCTGCTTCTGGGAGTGATGCCCGGAAAGATCGTGGCGCATGCGGGACGCGCGGCGATTGCGATTGCGGAGAAGACAGCCGAGCCGGTCACGCTTCCAAATATCCCCTGTGGGATGCCGGATTCGAAATGCCAGGAGACGCGCTAG
- a CDS encoding ATP synthase F0 subunit C has protein sequence MRKLQYFFMAAAALLLASPVYAQEAANASSQGMLYIAAGLGMALAAGLCGLAQGKATASAAEALARNPGARPGIFTFLILGLAFIESLALFTFVIIFLKVK, from the coding sequence ATGCGCAAGCTTCAATACTTCTTCATGGCCGCCGCCGCTCTTCTGCTGGCATCACCCGTCTACGCTCAGGAAGCAGCCAACGCCAGCTCGCAGGGTATGTTGTACATCGCTGCCGGTCTCGGCATGGCGCTCGCTGCCGGTCTCTGCGGTCTCGCACAGGGCAAGGCAACCGCCTCTGCCGCTGAAGCGCTCGCCCGCAACCCCGGCGCTCGCCCTGGCATCTTCACCTTCCTGATCCTTGGACTCGCGTTCATCGAATCCCTCGCGCTCTTCACCTTCGTCATCATCTTCCTGAAGGTCAAGTAG